In Patescibacteria group bacterium, a genomic segment contains:
- a CDS encoding recombinase family protein, producing the protein MTNNFPQKFFLYARKSTDEADRQVLSIEAQLTEVREYAQKENLLIVREFIETKSAKQPGREIFEKMLAGIENGEANGILAWHPDRVARNAVDAGKIIHLLDRGFLATLKFPTFWFDKTPQGLFMLSIAFGQSKYYIDNLSENIKRGIRQKLRKGIYPGVCTTWLC; encoded by the coding sequence TGCCCGCAAATCTACAGATGAAGCGGACAGGCAAGTTTTATCAATTGAAGCGCAACTAACTGAAGTCAGAGAGTATGCTCAAAAAGAAAATCTGTTGATTGTTCGTGAGTTTATTGAGACAAAATCAGCCAAACAACCAGGCAGAGAAATTTTTGAGAAAATGTTAGCGGGCATAGAGAACGGTGAGGCAAATGGAATTTTAGCGTGGCATCCGGATAGAGTCGCCAGAAATGCGGTTGACGCTGGAAAAATTATTCACCTTCTCGATAGAGGATTTTTAGCCACGCTAAAATTCCCCACTTTCTGGTTTGACAAAACTCCTCAAGGACTTTTTATGCTCTCAATCGCTTTTGGGCAGAGCAAATATTACATCGATAATCTTTCGGAAAATATCAAGCGGGGCATACGCCAAAAACTACGAAAAGGAATTTATCCAGGGGTGTGCACCACTTGGTTATGTTAA